Proteins co-encoded in one Bremerella sp. TYQ1 genomic window:
- a CDS encoding sulfatase — MKLPLLFLSYLLLFASTAFAAEQTDAAAKPNILFIFADDWGWGDLSCHGHPYLKTPNIDRLAREGTDFTRFTVASGVCSPSRTAVMTGHFPARYNIDGHFAAVQSNAKRGMPDWLDPKAPTLPKMLQSAGYATAHFGKWHLANNMIPDSPLPKDYGYDEYGAFNCAGQQMPVHEDSAHAIAFIEKHAAAKKPFFINLWMHEPHTPFHTLPKYRRRFPELEDTDNVYASVLSHADDRIGELLATLDRLKLTENTLVIFSSDNGPAGSGRGGKLTTMYDSATGEGFGGGCSVGTTGGRNGRKKSILLGGIGVPFIARWPGRIKAGAINDVSWLSAVDLLPTFCEIAGANLPNGYVPDGMSQLATLQGAELAMRDKPLFWKGIPSRNGPVYSVLDGNWRLLTSMDFEVLELYNVEQDPLEKNNLKSTQPEVAGKLLKKLLAWHATLPEKSNAECFSKYRDRRAGPLPLEVKPLFQFNPSR, encoded by the coding sequence ATGAAACTACCTCTTCTATTTCTGAGCTACCTTCTCCTCTTTGCCAGCACGGCCTTTGCTGCCGAGCAAACCGATGCTGCTGCCAAGCCAAACATTCTGTTCATTTTTGCCGACGACTGGGGTTGGGGCGATCTCAGCTGTCATGGGCATCCGTATCTGAAGACACCCAATATCGATCGGCTGGCGAGAGAAGGAACGGATTTCACGAGATTCACCGTCGCTAGTGGTGTTTGTTCACCGAGCCGTACGGCCGTGATGACCGGGCATTTTCCAGCACGTTACAACATCGACGGTCACTTCGCCGCGGTACAAAGTAACGCTAAACGCGGGATGCCTGATTGGCTCGACCCGAAGGCGCCGACACTTCCCAAGATGTTACAGTCAGCCGGCTACGCGACGGCACACTTTGGAAAGTGGCATCTTGCGAACAACATGATTCCGGACTCGCCTCTACCGAAAGACTACGGTTACGACGAATACGGAGCATTCAACTGCGCTGGTCAGCAGATGCCGGTACATGAAGACTCCGCTCATGCGATCGCATTCATCGAAAAACACGCCGCTGCGAAGAAGCCGTTTTTTATCAACTTGTGGATGCACGAGCCACACACACCATTTCACACTTTGCCCAAATATCGTAGGCGTTTTCCCGAACTGGAGGATACGGACAATGTTTATGCGTCAGTCCTTTCACACGCCGATGACCGCATCGGCGAACTCCTTGCCACACTGGATCGATTGAAGCTGACCGAAAACACGCTGGTGATTTTTAGCTCGGACAATGGTCCCGCAGGTAGCGGTCGTGGCGGCAAACTAACAACGATGTACGATTCCGCGACTGGAGAGGGATTTGGAGGTGGATGCAGCGTCGGAACGACCGGCGGTCGAAACGGCCGTAAGAAGTCAATTCTACTAGGCGGGATTGGCGTCCCATTCATTGCACGCTGGCCAGGGAGGATCAAGGCCGGCGCCATCAACGACGTCTCGTGGCTCTCCGCGGTCGATCTGTTGCCGACTTTCTGCGAGATCGCAGGTGCAAACCTCCCCAACGGGTACGTGCCTGACGGCATGAGCCAATTAGCGACGTTGCAGGGGGCCGAACTTGCAATGCGCGACAAGCCGCTGTTTTGGAAGGGAATTCCAAGTCGCAATGGTCCCGTCTATTCGGTACTTGACGGGAATTGGCGACTATTGACCAGTATGGACTTCGAGGTACTCGAGCTTTACAACGTGGAGCAGGATCCTCTGGAAAAAAACAATTTGAAGTCAACGCAGCCAGAAGTTGCCGGCAAGTTGCTGAAGAAACTTCTAGCCTGGCATGCGACGCTTCCGGAAAAATCCAATGCGGAGTGTTTCTCCAAGTATCGCGACCGCAGAGCAGGCCCGCTGCCCCTGGAAGTCAAGCCGCTCTTTCAGTTCAATCCGTCTCGATAA
- a CDS encoding recombinase family protein, whose amino-acid sequence MSSKKHNTDTIRCAIYTRKSSEEGLDSEFNSLDAQRESAESFIVSQKSAGWVCLPEQYNDGGFSGGNVERPGLKRLIADIEAGKIDCVVVYKVDRLSRSLMDFARMMETFEQYDISFVSVTQQFNTTHSMGRLTLNILLSFAQFEREIIGERIRDKIAAQRRKGKWAGGTPVLGYDVDRSGGSPKLIVNQCEAIQVRQIYELYLELGSLLPVVDELKALGLPNKTWHTRRGKPKGGKPFDKCSLHALLTNPIYIGKVKHKSDVFDGEHEPIVDADLFDDVQTQLKANGRTPNGQIRNKHNAFIRGLLFCKHCNSAMVHTFTNKRNRRYRYYRCAQLIKKGRSSCPTPSLPATEIERAVIDEIRMIAQDQDLQREVFNRVKSLLEEDREGITRSITNLTRQLSKDHNELQRLSDSPDPSNAIANCIAGLHERIHQNETELNRLRGKVAEQTERSIEKDEVIAALNDFDQLWDTLRPREQQRVLALLVSRIEFNAADNSIKIDFINSKPVTNVPDQSLAPC is encoded by the coding sequence ATGAGTTCGAAAAAACACAACACCGACACCATTCGATGTGCAATCTATACCCGCAAATCCTCCGAGGAAGGACTCGACTCAGAATTCAATTCGTTGGATGCACAACGCGAGTCGGCTGAATCATTCATCGTCAGTCAGAAATCGGCCGGGTGGGTCTGCCTGCCTGAACAATACAACGACGGGGGATTCTCAGGCGGGAACGTCGAACGCCCCGGGCTGAAACGGCTCATCGCGGACATCGAGGCGGGCAAGATCGATTGTGTGGTCGTTTATAAAGTCGACCGTCTATCTCGTTCCTTGATGGACTTCGCCCGGATGATGGAGACCTTCGAGCAGTACGACATTTCTTTCGTTTCCGTCACTCAGCAATTTAATACGACCCACTCGATGGGCCGTTTGACCCTCAATATCCTGCTTAGCTTTGCCCAATTCGAGCGAGAAATCATTGGCGAACGCATCCGGGATAAGATCGCCGCCCAGCGACGGAAAGGCAAATGGGCCGGGGGCACGCCGGTACTTGGGTACGACGTCGATCGCTCTGGTGGGAGCCCCAAACTCATCGTCAACCAGTGCGAAGCCATCCAGGTCAGACAGATCTACGAACTCTATCTCGAACTTGGCTCCCTGCTTCCGGTCGTAGACGAATTGAAAGCCCTCGGATTACCCAACAAAACTTGGCACACGAGGCGCGGCAAACCCAAAGGTGGAAAGCCATTCGACAAGTGCAGTCTGCACGCCCTGCTCACCAACCCAATCTACATTGGCAAGGTGAAGCATAAGAGTGACGTGTTCGACGGTGAGCACGAACCAATAGTTGATGCAGACTTGTTCGACGATGTGCAGACCCAGCTAAAAGCGAATGGCCGTACACCTAATGGCCAGATTCGTAACAAGCACAACGCCTTCATCCGGGGCCTGCTGTTCTGTAAACACTGCAATAGCGCGATGGTCCACACGTTTACCAATAAACGGAATCGGCGCTACCGGTACTATCGCTGTGCTCAACTCATAAAGAAGGGACGGAGCTCCTGCCCTACCCCTTCTTTGCCCGCCACCGAGATCGAACGCGCCGTCATCGATGAGATTCGGATGATCGCCCAGGACCAGGATCTTCAGAGGGAGGTGTTCAATCGAGTCAAGTCCCTCCTGGAAGAAGACCGGGAAGGCATTACGCGGTCAATTACCAATCTCACCCGTCAACTCAGCAAAGACCACAACGAACTGCAGCGGCTGTCGGATTCACCTGATCCTTCGAATGCGATCGCCAACTGTATTGCAGGACTCCATGAGCGTATTCATCAGAACGAGACGGAGTTGAATCGGCTAAGAGGCAAAGTAGCCGAGCAAACTGAGCGATCGATTGAAAAGGACGAGGTTATCGCCGCATTGAATGACTTTGACCAACTATGGGATACGCTCCGCCCCCGCGAGCAACAACGTGTCCTCGCCCTACTCGTCAGCCGGATTGAGTTCAATGCCGCTGATAATTCGATCAAGATCGACTTTATCAATAGCAAACCTGTCACCAACGTCCCAGATCAGAGCCTAGCCCCATGCTGA
- a CDS encoding DUF262 domain-containing protein — protein MAKKAQPPSGPSAAPPKDPQPSVDRIDDLARRVLIGDILLPKFQRDLVWKRQQILDLLDSVGLNYPIGSLLLWQSRQELRSENCIADLEIQLPKPDYPVNYLLDGQQRLSTICGALHWNGDDPNSVWNIAYDLRHRQFVHLDSLDDPPQHFVRMNKLADGAGFYKYCATLDSLSAPDKDTLKENADLLFNRFKDYKVATVTLGDMSIQDVAPIFERINSTGTRLTIVDLMRAATWSQDFDLIDSIDDVLAVLESKDFGGIDRKVVLRVMSAAAGGGFSVESIDALRNYDSDVLKAAMDASQAAFEKAVDFLVTQIRIPSDSIVPYANQVVVLAELFRQCPKPSAAQYSAITKWFWRSAISGYFSGWNTGNMSRDKQAVVDFLAGKTSEMEVTAYKPNHMIWQQKVFRADNAHAKTLAIILAHNAPVDLLTGQHIDVSKSLSWTNAKEYHHFFPRDYLKTVGVSANLSNCLANIVMLTSVSNKRITNRPPSDYLKDVQRAGSTNLDRWLASNLISDAAFKAAMADDYQTFIEERSQTIDERVSQLTDW, from the coding sequence ATGGCTAAGAAGGCTCAACCACCATCCGGCCCTTCAGCCGCTCCACCAAAAGATCCGCAGCCCAGTGTTGATAGGATTGACGATTTGGCGCGGCGAGTTCTCATCGGCGACATCCTGCTGCCAAAGTTCCAACGCGATTTAGTGTGGAAGCGTCAACAGATTCTCGACCTTCTCGACTCCGTGGGGCTGAACTATCCAATTGGTAGTTTGCTTCTATGGCAAAGCCGTCAAGAATTGCGCAGCGAGAACTGCATCGCAGATTTGGAGATTCAACTTCCCAAGCCAGACTATCCGGTCAACTATCTCCTTGATGGCCAGCAGCGATTGTCAACGATTTGTGGTGCTCTCCATTGGAATGGCGACGATCCCAACAGTGTTTGGAACATCGCGTACGATCTTCGCCATCGCCAGTTCGTGCATCTCGATTCCTTGGACGATCCACCTCAACACTTTGTAAGGATGAACAAGTTGGCTGATGGCGCAGGGTTCTACAAGTACTGCGCAACTCTGGACTCGCTCAGTGCACCAGATAAAGACACGCTCAAAGAAAACGCCGACCTGCTGTTCAACCGGTTTAAGGATTACAAAGTGGCCACCGTCACACTGGGTGACATGTCCATTCAAGACGTTGCGCCGATTTTCGAGCGAATCAACAGTACTGGAACTCGGCTTACAATCGTCGACCTTATGCGTGCCGCGACATGGAGCCAAGACTTTGACCTGATCGACTCGATTGACGACGTCCTCGCAGTACTTGAATCTAAGGATTTCGGCGGAATCGACCGCAAAGTTGTTCTCCGTGTAATGTCGGCTGCTGCTGGTGGCGGCTTCTCCGTTGAAAGCATCGACGCCCTGCGGAATTACGATTCGGATGTCCTTAAGGCGGCCATGGATGCTTCCCAAGCCGCGTTTGAGAAGGCGGTAGACTTTTTGGTAACTCAAATACGCATACCGAGCGATTCAATTGTTCCCTACGCAAATCAAGTTGTGGTACTTGCAGAACTTTTCCGGCAATGTCCGAAGCCTTCCGCCGCGCAGTACAGTGCAATCACGAAGTGGTTTTGGCGTTCCGCTATCAGTGGGTACTTCTCAGGGTGGAATACCGGAAATATGTCGCGCGACAAACAGGCGGTTGTGGATTTCCTAGCGGGAAAGACTTCTGAAATGGAGGTTACCGCGTACAAGCCGAACCATATGATTTGGCAGCAAAAAGTGTTTCGTGCTGATAATGCTCATGCTAAAACTCTTGCGATCATTTTGGCACACAATGCACCCGTTGACTTATTGACTGGTCAACATATTGACGTGTCCAAATCGCTGTCGTGGACGAATGCCAAAGAATATCACCACTTCTTTCCTCGTGACTATTTGAAAACTGTTGGTGTTTCGGCGAACCTGTCGAACTGCTTGGCAAATATTGTCATGCTCACGTCGGTCAGCAACAAACGTATTACCAATCGCCCCCCGTCAGATTATCTGAAAGACGTACAGAGAGCGGGGAGTACCAATCTTGACCGATGGCTCGCATCTAATTTGATTTCCGATGCAGCATTCAAGGCCGCGATGGCCGATGACTATCAGACATTTATCGAAGAACGATCGCAGACAATCGATGAGCGCGTTTCCCAACTTACCGACTGGTGA
- a CDS encoding DUF2924 domain-containing protein, with the protein MSLNIDQEVATMELMTVNELREKFAAVFGEATNGRNKRWLIRRIAWRLQANEFGGLSQRAKDRAAELVNVADIRVTPPRDSKLEKPTATNTKTKRIMPPTDPRLPPAGTSIIRTYKGKSLEVRVLEDGLEYEGERYKSLSAVAKAITGSHCNGYRFFRLEDHL; encoded by the coding sequence ATGTCGTTAAACATCGACCAAGAGGTCGCCACGATGGAGCTAATGACCGTCAATGAGCTTCGCGAGAAGTTTGCCGCGGTATTCGGCGAAGCGACCAACGGACGTAACAAGCGCTGGCTGATCCGAAGAATTGCCTGGCGGCTACAAGCCAATGAATTCGGAGGGCTGTCGCAACGTGCCAAGGACCGAGCGGCCGAACTGGTGAACGTCGCCGATATTCGTGTTACGCCACCGAGGGATTCAAAGCTAGAAAAGCCTACCGCGACCAACACCAAGACGAAGCGGATCATGCCTCCCACCGACCCCCGTTTGCCACCAGCCGGTACCTCAATCATCCGCACCTACAAGGGCAAGTCGCTTGAGGTTCGCGTCTTGGAAGACGGATTGGAATACGAAGGGGAGCGTTACAAATCACTCTCCGCCGTGGCCAAGGCAATCACAGGCAGCCACTGCAACGGATACCGCTTCTTTCGATTGGAGGACCACCTATGA